The genomic window CTATCCACATACTCCCGGCGTAAATGAAAACGCCTCTCGGGCCAGAGATCGAGGTGCCAGAGCACGCCGGGACAATCCGCGCAGGGCAGACGGCCCTTAAAACTTGCAGGAACCTCAAGGGCAAAAGCCGATGGCTCTGCGCCCGCTGCCTGGCACGGCAGCACCCATAGCAGACAGAGGGCCAGAAGCGCGCTGGGAAAGAGGGTCATCGGTCCACGGGAGTCGGACAAAATAGGGGGCATAGAATCAAACCCAAACATAGAAGGGCTATGATTCATTCATCACGGGTCAGGCGCAAGCGCCGATGTATAGGGCGGTTACTTTTGCCGCAGACTTGCACCCGGGGGCCAGGAAAGACAAAATAGAAGAATAATTCTCTTATATTGGAATAGCATGCGCGCTTTAGTCAAAAAAGAGGCGGCCAAAGGGCTCTGGCTCGAGGACGTGCCCCAACCGGAACCGGGCATCAACGATGTCCTTATCAAGGTTCGTCGAACGGCGATCTGCGGCACGGACATGCACATCTACAACTGGGATGACTGGGCTCAGCGCACCATCCCCGTGCCCATGGTGGTTGGCCACGAATTTGTGGGCGAGATTGTGGATGTCGGTAGCAACGTCAATGATTTCAAACCCGGGCAGATTGTCTCCGGCGAAGGTCACGTGGTCTGCGGGCGCTGCCGTAACTGCATGGCGGGCCGACGTCATTTGTGCAATGACAACAGCGGCATTGGTGTCGACCGACCCGGCGCCTTTGCCGAGTATCTGACGCTCCCCATGTCCAACGTCTGGGAGCACGCTCCGGGTATTGATCTGGATGTGGCGGCGCTATTTGATCCCCTCGGCAACGCCGTACACACGGCGCTGCAGTTTGATCTCCTCGGTGAGGACGTGCTCATCACCGGTGCCGGCCCCATCGGCTCCATGGCCGCTGCCGTCTGTCGTCACGCCGGTGCCCGACACATCGTGATTACCGATGTCATCGACGAACGCCTGGCGCTCGCCGCTAAACTGGGGGCGACGCGCACCGTCAACGTCGCCAACGAGTCCCTCGTCGATGTGCAGGAGGAGCTCGGTATGCGCGAGGGCTTTGACGTGGGGCTGGAGATGTCCGGGAACCCTCAGGCGCTTAACGATCAAATCAGCCATCTCTGCCACGGCGGAAAAATTGCGATGCTCGGCATCCCCTCAGAGAATACGGCCATCGACTGGAGCCGGGTGATCTTCAATATGTTAACCCTGAAAGGGATCTACGGTCGTGAGATGTATGAAACCTGGTACAAGATGTCCGTCATGATTCAAACGGGTCTGGACATCAGTCCCGTGATCACCCACCGCATGCCCTACAGCGACTACGAAACGGGTTTTGCCGCCATGAACGACGGCAGCGCGAGCAAGGTTGTTCTGAACTGGGACGACTGAAGGCGGCGTCCACCCACGACATGCAAGGATCCTAGCTATGTACAGCAACTTCAAGGAGCACCTCGAACAGGAACTCCAGGGCATCCGCGATGCGGGCCTCTACAAGGATGAAATAGAGTTCACCAGCGCCCAGGGCGCCCATGTCACCACCGGCGATAATCAGGATGTCCTGAACCTCTGCGCCAACAATTATCTCGGGCTTGCGGAACATCCCGACGTGAAAGCGGCGGCCGCCAAAGGTTTGGACGAGTGGGGCTACGGTATGGCCTCCGTACGCTTTATCTGTGGCACCCAAAGCGTGCATAAAGATCTGGAAAAAGCCCTTGCGGCATTTTTGCAGACAGAA from Congregibacter litoralis KT71 includes these protein-coding regions:
- the tdh gene encoding L-threonine 3-dehydrogenase, which produces MRALVKKEAAKGLWLEDVPQPEPGINDVLIKVRRTAICGTDMHIYNWDDWAQRTIPVPMVVGHEFVGEIVDVGSNVNDFKPGQIVSGEGHVVCGRCRNCMAGRRHLCNDNSGIGVDRPGAFAEYLTLPMSNVWEHAPGIDLDVAALFDPLGNAVHTALQFDLLGEDVLITGAGPIGSMAAAVCRHAGARHIVITDVIDERLALAAKLGATRTVNVANESLVDVQEELGMREGFDVGLEMSGNPQALNDQISHLCHGGKIAMLGIPSENTAIDWSRVIFNMLTLKGIYGREMYETWYKMSVMIQTGLDISPVITHRMPYSDYETGFAAMNDGSASKVVLNWDD